One window from the genome of Candidatus Zixiibacteriota bacterium encodes:
- the cobA gene encoding uroporphyrinogen-III C-methyltransferase: protein MSMQTGKKGRVFLIGAGPGDPDLITIKGLSLLNLCDVVVYDNLIPHELIVSLPQNIERKYVGKITDQHTLPQEQINQLLVDLAREGKTVARLKGGDPFVFGRGGEEAEFLRENDIEYEVVPGVTAGLAAAAYTGIPASHRDMSAAILMMTAHRTPEHSSMMSWECIGKIKNGTIIGYMGVKSLPDVIERLISEGMSPETESALIERACFPTQRVARAHLKDLPQRAKEMEIRPPAIFIIGDVAGLSKNLAWYGRDKALAGVRIMVTRPVDQSGWIYRILRGMGAEVLACPTIRTVFTEDKRGWRTLAEKSELDSWLVFSSENGVRYFFGYLKSKEVDLRAIASYKIAAAGSGTLRALNNLGYYPDFIPEESTMVDFAQEYSQKYNLSKNKVKIIRVRGKLDNDPVENILRQEGAQITCLDLYETVNAEWEESEIRRLFSYPPHMIVFSSGRAVNALVEILGDQRTNTLAEKSLIATIGPTTSEKVRQHGMEVALESSKHSIPDLITTIAEYYQREKDV, encoded by the coding sequence TTGTCTATGCAAACCGGTAAAAAAGGTCGTGTGTTTCTGATCGGTGCCGGGCCTGGTGATCCGGACCTGATCACTATCAAAGGTCTCAGCCTCCTGAATCTTTGCGATGTTGTCGTCTATGACAACCTGATCCCGCATGAACTGATCGTCAGTTTACCCCAGAATATCGAGAGAAAATATGTCGGTAAGATCACCGATCAGCATACCCTTCCACAGGAGCAAATCAATCAGCTTTTGGTCGATCTCGCGCGGGAGGGAAAAACAGTCGCCCGTCTCAAGGGGGGGGATCCGTTTGTTTTCGGACGCGGTGGTGAAGAAGCGGAATTTCTGAGAGAAAACGATATCGAGTATGAGGTCGTGCCGGGAGTGACAGCGGGACTGGCGGCGGCCGCATATACCGGAATTCCGGCCAGCCATCGAGATATGTCAGCGGCGATTCTGATGATGACCGCTCACCGAACTCCGGAACATTCCAGTATGATGAGCTGGGAATGTATCGGCAAGATTAAAAATGGCACGATCATCGGTTATATGGGTGTCAAGAGCCTGCCGGATGTCATCGAGCGTTTAATCAGTGAGGGAATGTCTCCGGAAACCGAATCGGCATTGATCGAGCGAGCATGTTTTCCAACCCAGCGTGTGGCCCGCGCGCATTTAAAAGATCTGCCGCAGAGGGCTAAAGAGATGGAAATCAGGCCTCCTGCAATCTTTATCATCGGCGATGTCGCCGGTTTATCAAAAAACCTGGCCTGGTACGGTCGCGATAAAGCGCTGGCCGGAGTCCGGATTATGGTAACCCGTCCGGTCGATCAATCGGGCTGGATATACAGAATTTTGCGCGGGATGGGAGCCGAGGTTCTGGCCTGTCCCACGATCAGGACCGTCTTTACCGAAGATAAGCGCGGATGGCGTACGCTGGCCGAAAAAAGCGAACTGGACTCGTGGCTGGTGTTTTCCTCCGAAAACGGAGTGCGTTATTTCTTCGGTTATCTCAAATCAAAAGAGGTCGACCTGAGGGCGATCGCCTCGTACAAAATCGCGGCCGCCGGAAGCGGTACCCTGCGGGCCTTGAACAATCTTGGATACTATCCCGATTTTATCCCTGAAGAGTCAACAATGGTCGATTTCGCACAGGAGTACTCTCAAAAGTACAATCTTTCAAAGAACAAAGTGAAAATCATCAGGGTGCGTGGAAAGCTCGACAACGATCCGGTCGAAAACATCCTCCGCCAGGAAGGCGCGCAGATAACTTGTCTCGACCTGTATGAAACGGTCAATGCCGAATGGGAGGAGAGTGAGATTCGCAGGTTATTCAGCTATCCACCTCACATGATAGTTTTCTCCAGCGGTCGCGCGGTTAATGCCCTGGTTGAAATCCTGGGTGACCAGAGAACCAATACGCTGGCTGAAAAGTCTTTGATTGCAACTATCGGGCCGACCACATCGGAAAAAGTCCGTCAACATGGTATGGAAGTCGCGCTGGAGTCCTCAAAACACTCGATTCCCGATTTGATCACCACCATAGCTGAATA
- a CDS encoding bifunctional precorrin-2 dehydrogenase/sirohydrochlorin ferrochelatase, which translates to MKPNKEYLPVNLKIEGKHFVVVGGGKVASRKLDLLAVRGADTTLIAPEVNERIKALEKQSLVKVFNKEYDASDLDQADYVIAATDDKDLNHQIYEECQKRNIPINVVDDPKYCDFIFPSILRRGPVTFTVSTGGGSPFLSAFLRQIMENAFGEEWEFIAKLAERYRKQVMERFKDRDDIKADCYKRFLDVNWVGILRNKGENEAEEYYNQLLNSLEEI; encoded by the coding sequence ATGAAACCTAATAAAGAATATCTGCCGGTAAATTTGAAAATCGAGGGTAAACATTTTGTGGTAGTAGGTGGTGGAAAGGTGGCTTCGCGCAAGCTCGATCTCCTGGCGGTACGCGGTGCCGACACGACCCTGATCGCACCTGAAGTCAATGAGCGGATCAAAGCGCTCGAAAAGCAGTCGTTAGTCAAGGTTTTCAACAAAGAGTACGATGCGTCTGATCTTGACCAGGCCGATTATGTAATCGCGGCTACAGATGATAAAGACCTGAATCATCAGATTTATGAAGAATGTCAGAAGCGGAACATCCCGATTAACGTAGTCGATGATCCGAAGTATTGCGATTTTATCTTCCCTTCGATCCTCAGGCGCGGGCCGGTAACGTTTACTGTCTCGACCGGCGGGGGATCACCGTTTTTATCGGCTTTTTTGAGGCAGATCATGGAAAATGCTTTCGGTGAGGAATGGGAGTTCATTGCCAAGCTGGCCGAAAGATACCGTAAGCAAGTAATGGAAAGATTTAAGGATCGCGATGATATCAAGGCTGATTGTTACAAGCGTTTTCTGGATGTTAACTGGGTCGGGATTCTGCGCAATAAGGGTGAAAATGAAGCCGAGGAGTATTACAACCAGCTTCTCAACAGTTTGGAAGAAATCTGA